A region of Gemmatimonadota bacterium DNA encodes the following proteins:
- a CDS encoding aminopeptidase P family protein, which yields MLFNTERARAYMRDRGLDGLIATSPVNITYFTDYFIWIDGLMKAYMVRPGASADLAQGYALFPLEGEPALAVTGAMLAVNGVDLWVKDMRVSGDSGLDWSLPPRPLSDRMDRVFHLLQGTPDYTTTTQALVGALSDRGLAEGTLGVEADGLTADRYRQLKEALPDARLLDCSNLIRLLRMVKTGDEIDRLTQAAEISETAAMTAMEQARPGDNVQDVVHRFRAELGAREADLDHFAFGVHGLGIATEPDFILGESDVEYVDWGCRYRSCYSDTGTTLAMRPLSDDMQVRFDTLRASMDAGLAAIRPGVKSSAVQAAMQEVVDEAGLSMYPHGHGVGMEVRDYPVLSPDTGLRISDDCVDVPSDLPIEEDMVLNVEAPLCLAGVGSLHLEQSVVVTASGSRPLTEQRRDGPVFPQGASGQE from the coding sequence ATGCTCTTCAATACCGAGCGGGCCAGGGCGTACATGCGGGATCGCGGGCTCGACGGACTGATCGCGACCTCGCCCGTGAATATCACCTATTTCACGGACTACTTCATCTGGATCGACGGGCTCATGAAGGCGTACATGGTCCGGCCCGGCGCATCGGCGGATCTGGCGCAGGGGTACGCCCTGTTTCCCCTCGAGGGCGAACCCGCGCTGGCGGTGACCGGCGCGATGCTGGCCGTCAACGGCGTCGACCTGTGGGTGAAGGACATGCGGGTCAGCGGCGATTCCGGGCTCGACTGGTCCCTGCCGCCGAGGCCGTTGTCCGACCGGATGGACCGTGTTTTCCACCTGCTGCAAGGTACTCCGGACTACACCACGACCACCCAGGCCCTCGTCGGGGCCCTGAGCGACCGGGGACTTGCCGAGGGCACGCTGGGCGTGGAAGCCGACGGCCTGACCGCCGACCGGTACCGGCAACTGAAGGAGGCGCTGCCCGATGCGCGGCTGCTGGATTGCTCCAACCTCATCCGGCTGCTTCGCATGGTCAAGACCGGGGACGAGATCGACCGGCTCACGCAGGCGGCAGAGATCAGCGAAACGGCGGCCATGACGGCCATGGAACAGGCGCGGCCGGGAGACAACGTGCAGGATGTCGTTCACCGGTTCAGGGCGGAGTTGGGTGCCCGGGAGGCGGACCTGGACCACTTCGCCTTCGGAGTCCACGGGCTCGGCATCGCGACGGAACCGGACTTCATCCTCGGCGAATCCGACGTGGAGTACGTGGACTGGGGATGCCGGTACCGGTCCTGCTATTCGGACACCGGGACCACCTTGGCCATGAGGCCGCTGTCGGACGACATGCAGGTCCGGTTCGACACGCTCCGCGCGTCCATGGACGCCGGCCTGGCCGCGATTCGGCCCGGCGTTAAATCCTCGGCGGTACAAGCAGCCATGCAGGAAGTCGTCGACGAAGCGGGTCTTTCCATGTATCCCCATGGCCACGGGGTCGGCATGGAAGTGCGGGACTATCCCGTCCTGTCGCCGGACACCGGCCTGCGGATCTCGGACGACTGTGTCGACGTACCTTCGGATCTGCCCATTGAAGAAGACATGGTGCTCAACGTGGAAGCGCCGCTGTGCCTGGCCGGGGTCGGATCCCTGCACCTGGAACAGTCCGTTGTTGTGACGGCGAGCGGATCCCGTCCGCTCACGGAGCAGCGGAGGGACGGACCGGTGTTTCCCCAGGGCGCGTCGGGGCAGGAGTAG